A genome region from Trichosurus vulpecula isolate mTriVul1 chromosome 5, mTriVul1.pri, whole genome shotgun sequence includes the following:
- the RESF1 gene encoding retroelement silencing factor 1 produces the protein MNWNTKPEDNAALPLYLESQSSFLRKALSPRTLTPQSSCNYSRNNQEVFVCSNNKNATLQSLQYHNIESSKHPQQASHPDMSSRVVVIPETSTERIPFSQLKVVPTSQPDQTSQRSLVAPKNSWLSSSVSDSIFFSRGLSGVTSQTGVGGSVHNAFKSQDQYVSSNTYTMQLQMLSSNPSKVPSLYPGNQASNLYSTEQQVGWVPPCTSSGLTLPFHQPSQYLDSQRGVVTNFSNTNIQKQPAVSATPLQVTNNQLLNPSVAVTAPPPPYPMVQSRQYAAVSTVTETNNRNLPNYYSRLIPSFQKNSQYLAENPSNEVLHTQQVHLSETKRVFGRDCQQQWQNTNENGHQKLNVETNCPFNEPGNSFAVGGIPHYKNKQMRTSLCDASSELLSKIPGPSNQINSLSLGEGSGFLGKSSASLREGSSSTFVKGGGSHREGSHSTNSEIDIAKESDSKITKEGLFRDIRKLLAMKNEFLKLAKEIKIKKSFLSESQDKTLNSSSLPQNPAMSLQLPSKDQSFPQLMSINSEHQPLTVMQSTEDTNKTNNTLNTSINEVDCCRQINQGNSALPSSAYSGKLQTEHVNALFQEPSPMCQKILSTINPTHTVSNQTPLDFNRGDRFDRPEQSEDMIKTSVAQQRQKVSKNKEDNYKLLSHLLKSNNTTLDFTPKIMNQETSAKGVSGNVQDCNKSIHSVVKQKTEVTSAQSQFNSARIPVTTGSNADGLDNSIKLKDKTSVLLSGKSCTKDNNYSMEELTACLALWKKAPSESTNIQKCDKLGKNKVSDGMSSPTAIRNINETVLPTMSIPIGHKHESGNLNLTKGIELQIAVVSPLILSESKPSNDQPLKSTKSSLQSVFPVIQEGSVCSLHDQVKEKVVASSNVDTIKRTETCVTTNNFALINKFDSKLQDVKSADGIVHSDINSSFSSETMKEKLGKSEPHLSHLEKDVSSLNNENSSGQGAEQNKEEQISKQVVDDTPLNDDLLQIASVCSLVEGDMSYNSQIANMFNCVSSTQVDKKEVSLPDNTVIDNRQLKEKLNQTKFESVSNFKGQNLLKITNVLPKISYRTKSLGTSKSFKLKHCETNDKIAKQKNDVEQNIEKMEVVSSKCCSSTDDQPDLNSKEIADISSTDFAKEPLSCMVQNIEQANNEIIFDEAASVKYLDGQLSELVEEFPYGIESADTHNIPAENKNSSLQLTMNSITKNKETSIKSNCDSEDPVNQIKITILSSECMKELFPKESKEICEEDDNLDKLENSQKKESITEVQNNCGSDVKTTGDDVNQDSIVPSTGKDDVHCCALGWLSTVYDGVPQCLCDSRKNIATEEKLDGQSSLSESLSYKADSATDRNMLATKINSPLKNNLQNSPAYPEGKRSLLEMEQDEIKCSPKGIEKEKPSFSPRKKIVKYNERDSQENPQKIFKARNLIPLHGEKRKSHFWSIKNKEFLKKECSSTEKLKRKFKSGCSKFRNPKWKLEQLNVSNMEQKKKKYQLEQKTSIVNGSKLCESLSSTNEENCEEKTSTDAKSTNLERNVHQDIMNTSNVNLNCTKSNGSPCEINKILSSQDYFQRQKQKEKIGKGDLKQRHESERFKKNRPHVSEWRNKLTIKLVNCAISNEGHNVRKYKRSLDNLAHHNKASKSHRSKIHHSKESKICGIARNVQEKVGEKQLDNVVILNRKITKYNQVPLQGKDQKEQKKLYLNRVAFKRTAQESICLTKLDCSPRSSVNKVKCGNDGNESIQDSFSLEKDEFEKPKMLEFKLCPEELFKNGNSEEHPDFKSFPRKEQVPVQGIKTTKEDWLKCIPQKKRKIEAVKDKDDNAVSNSRVYKRTLSVDECKAVQNLPNDSKTMFQTYKKLYLEKRSRSLYDSPTK, from the exons ATGAACTGGAATACCAAACCAGAAGATAATGCTGCTCTTCCATTGTATTTAGAAAGCCAATCAAGTTTTCTGAGAAAAGCCTTAAGTCCCCGTACCTTAACACCTCAGAGTTCTTGTAACTATTCTAGAAATAATCAGGAGGTATTTGTTTGCTCTAACAATAAAAATGCAACGTTACAATCACTGCAGTATCATAATATTGAAAGTTCTAAACATCCTCAGCAAGCTTCTCACCCAGATATGTCTAGTAGGGTAGTTGTCATCCCAGAAACTTCCACTGAAAGAATTCCTTTTTCACAGTTGAAAGTAGTACCAACAAGTCAACCAGATCAGACTTCACAGAGATCACTTGTAGCTCCAAAAAACTCTTGGTTAAGTTCTTCAGTGAGTGATTCTATCTTTTTCAGCAGAGGATTGTCTGGTGTGACATCTCAAACTGGTGTTGGAGGTAGTGTACATAATGCTTTTAAATCTCAGGACCAGTATGTCTCATCAAATACCTATACTATGCAGCTACAGATGCTTTCATCTAATCCTTCTAAAGTTCCTTCATTGTATCCAGGAAATCAAGCATCTAATTTATATTCAACAGAACAGCAAGTTGGGTGGGTACCACCCTGTACATCCAGTGGACTAACTCTGCCATTTCATCAACCAAGTCAGTATCTTGATTCACAAAGAGGTGTAGTAACCAATTTCTCTAATacaaacattcaaaaacaacCTGCTGTTTCAGCTACACCATTACAGGTTACAAATAATCAACTTTTAAACCCTAGTGTAGCTGTTACAGCACCTCCACCACCATATCCAATGGTACAGTCACGTCAATATGCAGCTGTTAGTACAGTTACTGAGACCAATAATCGAAATCTTCCTAATTACTACTCTAGATTAATCCcatcttttcaaaaaaatagTCAATATTTAGCTGAAAATCCATCTAATGAAGTTTTACATACTCAGCAAGTACATCTTTCTGAAACAAAAAGAGTTTTTGGAAGAGATTGTCAACAGCAGTGGCAGAACACTAATGAAAATGGCCATCAGAAGTTGAATGTTGAAACAAACTGTCCCTTTAATGAACCAGGCAATTCTTTTGCAGTTGGTGGAATACCAcactataaaaataaacaaatgagaaCAAGTCTTTGCGATGCATCTTCTGAATTGCTGAGCAAAATCCCAGGACCAAGCAATCAGATAAACAGTCTTTCTCTTGGAGAAGGTAGTGGTTTTCTTGGGAAAAGTAGTGCTTCTCTCAGGGAAGGCAGTAGTAGTACCTTTGTAAAAGGTGGTGGTTCTCATAGAGAAGGTAGTCATTCCACTAATTCAGAAATTGACATAGCAAAAGAAAGTGATTCCAAGATAACAAAAGAAGGGTTATTTAGGGATATAAGAAAATTACTGGctatgaaaaatgaatttttgaaattagcaaaagaaattaaaattaaaaaatcctTTCTTTCCGAAAGTCAGGATAAAACACTTAATTCTTCTTCCTTGCCACAGAACCCTGCTATGTCTTTGCAACTTCCTTCTAAGGATCAGTCTTTTCCACAGTTAATGTCAATTAATTCAGAACATCAACCACTGACAGTAATGCAGTCTACAGaagatacaaataaaactaaCAACACACTGAACACAAGTATTAACGAAGTAGATTGCTGCAGACAGATTAATCAAGGCAATTCAGCCTTGCCAAGTTCTGCCTATTCTGGAAAATTGCAAACAGAGCATGTAAATGCGCTTTTTCAGGAACCCTCCCCTATGTGTCAGAAAATCCTATCAACTATTAATCCTACACACACAGTATCAAATCAAACCCCCTTAGATTTTAATAGAGGTGATAGGTTTGACAGACCTGAACAATCTGAGGATATGATTAAAACTTCTGTTGcccaacaaagacaaaaagtttCGAAAAATAAAGAAGACAATTATAaacttctttctcatctccttaAAAGCAACAATACAACTTTAGATTTTACTCCCAAAATAATGAATCAGGAAACATCAGCAAAAGGTGTAAGTGGAAATGTGCAGGACTGTAATAAATCTATCCATTCTGtagtaaaacaaaaaacagaagtcACTAGTGCTCAGTCACAATTCAACAGCGCAAGAATTCCAGTGACTACTGGCTCAAATGCAGATGGTTTAGATAATTCTATTAAACTGAAGGACAAGACTTCAGTTTTGCTTAGTGGGAAATCTTGTACAAAGGATAATAATTATTCCATGGAAGAGCTAACAGCATGTCTTGCATTATGGAAAAAAGCACCATCAGAATCCACTAACATTCAAAAGTGTGACAAATTAGGAAAAAACAAAGTATCAGATGGAATGTCATCTCCTACAGCTATAAGAAACATAAATGAAACAGTTTTGCCAACTATGAGTATTCCTATTGGGCACAAACATGAATCTGGAAATTTAAATTTAACAAAGGGGATTGAACTTCAAATTGCTGTTGTTTCACCTTTAATCCTTTCAGAGTCAAAACCATCAAATGACCAACCTCTAAAGTCAACTAAATCTTCATTACAATCAGTGTTCCCAGTTATTCAAGAAGGCAGTGTGTGTAGTTTACATGACCAAGTTAAAGAAAAAGTAGTTGCTTCATCAAATGTTGATACTATTAAAAGGACAGAAACTTGTGTTACGACAAATAATTTTGCACTGATTAATAAGTTCGATTCCAAATTACAAGACGTAAAATCAGCTGATGGAATAGTACATTCCGACATAAACTCAAGTTTTTCATctgaaacaatgaaagaaaaactaGGCAAGTCAGAACCACACCTATCACATTTAGAAAAGGACGTCTCTTCTCTGAACAATGAAAACAGCTCAGGGCAAGGTGCAGAACAAAACAAGGAAGAACAAATCTCAAAGCAGGTGGTGGATGATACTCCATTGAATGATGACTTGTTACAAATTGCCAGTGTCTGTTCTCTTGTCGAAGGTGATATGTCTTATAATTCCCAAATAGCCAATATGTTCAACTGTGTCTCTTCAACACAGGTTGATAAGAAAGAGGTTTCTTTACCAGACAACACTGTAATTGATAATAGACAGCTTAAAGAGAAACTGAACCAAACAAAGTTTGAATCTGTGAGTAATTTTAAGGGGCAGAATTTGCTGAAAATTACTAATGTTCTACCTAAAATATCTTATAGGACAAAATCATTGGGGACTTCAAAATCATTTAAGTTAAAGCATTGTGAAACAAATGACAAaattgcaaaacaaaaaaatgatgtGGAACAGAATATTGAGAAGATGGAAGTTGTTAGTAGTAAGTGTTGCTCGTCAACTGATGATCAGCCAGATCTTAACTCTAAAGAAATTGCTGATATATCTAGCACAGATTTCGCTAAAGAGCCTTTATCTTGTATGGTCCAAAATATTGAACAAGCAAACAATGAGATTATTTTTGACGAGGCAGCATCTGTGAAATATCTAGATGGCCAGTTGTCTGAACTTGTAGAAGAATTTCCTTATGGCATTGAAAGTGCAGATACACACAATATACcagcagaaaataaaaattcatcacTGCAGCTAACCATGAACTcaataactaaaaataaagaaaccagTATCAAAAGCAACTGTGACTCTGAAGATCCAGTAAACCAAATTAAAATTACAATCTTGAGCTCAGAATGTATGAAAGAATTGTTCCCTAAAGAGAGTAAAGAAATCTGTGAGGAAGATGACAACCTAGACAAATTGGAAAATTCTCAGAAAAAGGAATCAATAACAGAAGTCCAAAATAATTGTGGTTCAGATGTGAAAACTACAGGAGATGATGTCAATCAGGATTCTATAGTACCCTCTACAGGAAAAGATGATGTTCATTGCTGTGCATTAGGTTGGCTATCTACAGTTTATGATGGCGTGCCCCAATGTCTGTGTGATTCTAGAAAGAACATTGCAACAGAAGAGAAGCTTGATGGCCAGAGTTCTCTTTCAGAAAGCTTGAGTTATAAAGCAGACTCAGCTACTGATAGGAACATGCTTGCTACAAAAATTAATAGCCCATTAAAGAATAACTTGCAGAATTCTCCAGCATATCctgaagggaaaagaagtttgctTGAAATGGaacaagatgaaataaaatgttcACCAAAGggcatagaaaaagaaaagcctaGTTTTTCTCctagaaagaaaatagtaaaatataatgaaagagATTCTCAGGAAAATCCACAGAAGATATTTAAGGCAAGAAACTTAATCCCTTTacatggagaaaagagaaaatcacATTTTTGgtcaattaaaaacaaagaatttctTAAGAAGGAATGTTCTTCAACAGAGAAGTTAAAACGGAAATTTAAGTCAGGTTGCTCAAAATTTAGAAATCCAAAGTGGAAGTTGGAACAACTTAATGTATCTAATatggagcagaaaaagaaaaaatatcagctAGAACAGAAAACATCTATAGTAAATGGGTCTAAGTTATGTGAATCTCTCTCAAgcacaaatgaagaaaattgtGAAGAAAAAACCTCTACAGATGCAAAGTCCACAAACTTGGAAAGGAATGTCCACCAGGATATAATGAATACTTCAAATGTGAACTTGAACTGTACAAAGTCTAATGGCAGTCCATGTGAAATtaataaaatcctatcttctcaaGATTATTTtcagagacaaaagcaaaaagaaaagattgggaaaggagacTTAAAGCAAAGGCATGAAAgtgagagatttaaaaaaaataggccaCATGTTTCTGAATGGCGCAACAAACTCACTATAAAACTGGTTAACTGTGCAATATCAAATGAGGGACACAATGTACGGAAATATAAAAGATCATTAGACAACTTAGCACACCATAATAAAGCCAGTAAGTCTCATAGAAGCAAGATCCATCATTCAAAAGAGTCCAAAATATGTGGCATTGCAAGGAATGTACAAGAAAAAGTTGGTGAAAAACAGCTTGATAATGTAGTTATTTTAAACAGAAAAATTACCAAATATAACCAAGTTCCTCTCCAAGGAAAGGatcaaaaggaacaaaagaaactGTATTTGAACAGAGTTGCATTTAAACGTACCGCACAAGAAAGTATTTGCCTGACAAAATTAGACTGTTCACCCAGGAGTTCTGTAAATAAAGTTAAGTGTGGTAATGATGGTAATGAGTCCATCCAAGATTCATTTTCACTTGAGAAGGATGAATTTGAGAAACCCAAAATGCTGGAATTTAAGTTATGTCCAGAAGAACTTTTTAAGAATGGAAATAGTGAAGAACATCCAGATTTTAAGTCTTTTCCCAGGAAGGAGCAAGTTCCTGTACAAG GCATAAAAACTACAAAAGAAGATTGGTTAAAATGTATTcctcagaagaaaaggaaaatagaagcaGTCAAAGATAAAG